From the Anomalospiza imberbis isolate Cuckoo-Finch-1a 21T00152 unplaced genomic scaffold, ASM3175350v1 scaffold_628, whole genome shotgun sequence genome, one window contains:
- the TRMT1 gene encoding tRNA (guanine(26)-N(2))-dimethyltransferase isoform X2: MARNVARNGVGELVTPRLADARMLMYQSKAQREPFDVIDLDPYGSPAPFLDAAVQAVSEGGLLCVTCTDMAVMAGNSAETCYSKYGAVSLKGKFCHEMALRIVLHSLDLRANCYQRFVVPLLSVSADFYVRVFVRVFTGQAKVKASASKQALVFHCTGCGSHHLQRLGRAMTHGSGFKYSAATGPPVGPTCEFCQQRHQVGGPVWAEPLHDPAFVEGVLAALERSPGRFSTEPRMRGMLNVIAEELSDVPLYYTLDGLSSTIRSNTPSLLQLRSALLHAGFRVSLSHACRNAVKTDAPPAVLWDIMRCWVRRGPSSTRLKRERLPDSSPAARILSVEPTLQASFALHEDANPSSRKRGLKRFPENPEAFWGSQGPKARAKPGGGIAPSLQEKRERLQNKRTQRPDGTRLKQFPCKRFKEGTCPQGEQCCYSHEPALAAPH, encoded by the exons gATGTTGATGTACCAAAGCAAAGCCCAGCGGGAACCGTTCGACGTCATCGACCTGGACCCCTACGGGAGCCCTGCGCCCTTCCTGGATGCGGCCGTGCAGGCCGTGAGCGAGGGGG ggctgctgtgcgTGACCTGCACGGACATGGCAGTGATGGCCGGCAACAGCGCCGAGACCTGCTACAGCAAATACGGCGCCGTGTCCCTGAAGGGCAAGTTCTGCCACGAGATG GCCCTGCGGATCGTCCTGCACAGCCTCGACCTCCGCGCCAACTGCTACCAGCGCTTTGTGGTGCCGCTGCTGTCGGTCAGCGCCGACTTCTACGTGCGCGTCTTCGTCAGGGTCTTCACGGGCCAGGCCAAGGTCAAGGCCTCGGCCAG CAAGCAGGCGCTGGTGTTCCACTGCACAGGGTGTGGCTCGCACCACTTACAGCGCCTGGGCAGGGCCATGACGCACGGCAGCGG cttcaAGTACAGCGCAGCCACGGGGCCGCCCGTGGGTCCCACCTGCGAGTTCTGCCAGCAGCGCCACCAG GTGGGTGGCCCCGTGTGGGCTGAGCCCCTGCATGACCCCGCCTTCGTGGAGGGGGTGCTGGCGGCGCTGGAGCGAAGCCCCGGGCGCTTCTCGACGGAGCCGCGCATGCGGGGGATGCTGAACGTTATCGCCGAG GAGCTGAGTGATGTCCCGCTGTACTACACCCTGGACGGGCTGAGCAGCACCATCCGCAGCAACAcgccctccctgctgcagctcag GTCAGCCCTGCTGCATGCGGGGTTCCGGGTCTCGCTGTCCCATGCCTGCCGCAACGCCGTTAAGACGGATGCGCCgccagctgtgctctgggacaTCATGCGCTGCTGGGTGAGGAGGGG GCCAAGCTCCACCCGGCTGAAGCGGGAGCGGCTCCCAGACTCCAGCCCGGCCGCCCGGATCCTCTCGGTGGAGCCCAC GCTCCAGGCTTCCTTCGCCCTGCACGAGGACGCCAACCCCAGCTCCCGGAAGCGCGGCTTGAAGCGATTCCCGGAGAACCCTGAGgctttttgggggtcccagggtccCAAGGCCAGGGCCAAGCCTGG GGGGGGCATCGCcccctccctgcaggagaaGCGGGAGCGGCTGCAGAACAAGCGGACGCAGCGGCCGGACGGGACCAGGCTGAAACAATTCCCCTGCAAACGCTTCAaggag GGCACCTGTCCCCAAGGTGAGCAGTGCTGCTACTCCCACGAGCCCGCGCTGGCTGCCCCCCATTAA
- the TRMT1 gene encoding tRNA (guanine(26)-N(2))-dimethyltransferase isoform X1, with translation MARNVARNGVGELVTPRLADARMLMYQSKAQREPFDVIDLDPYGSPAPFLDAAVQAVSEGGLLCVTCTDMAVMAGNSAETCYSKYGAVSLKGKFCHEMALRIVLHSLDLRANCYQRFVVPLLSVSADFYVRVFVRVFTGQAKVKASASKQALVFHCTGCGSHHLQRLGRAMTHGSGFKYSAATGPPVGPTCEFCQQRHQVGGPVWAEPLHDPAFVEGVLAALERSPGRFSTEPRMRGMLNVIAEELSDVPLYYTLDGLSSTIRSNTPSLLQLRSALLHAGFRVSLSHACRNAVKTDAPPAVLWDIMRCWAKLHPAEAGAAPRLQPGRPDPLGGAHAPGFLRPARGRQPQLPEARLEAIPGEP, from the exons gATGTTGATGTACCAAAGCAAAGCCCAGCGGGAACCGTTCGACGTCATCGACCTGGACCCCTACGGGAGCCCTGCGCCCTTCCTGGATGCGGCCGTGCAGGCCGTGAGCGAGGGGG ggctgctgtgcgTGACCTGCACGGACATGGCAGTGATGGCCGGCAACAGCGCCGAGACCTGCTACAGCAAATACGGCGCCGTGTCCCTGAAGGGCAAGTTCTGCCACGAGATG GCCCTGCGGATCGTCCTGCACAGCCTCGACCTCCGCGCCAACTGCTACCAGCGCTTTGTGGTGCCGCTGCTGTCGGTCAGCGCCGACTTCTACGTGCGCGTCTTCGTCAGGGTCTTCACGGGCCAGGCCAAGGTCAAGGCCTCGGCCAG CAAGCAGGCGCTGGTGTTCCACTGCACAGGGTGTGGCTCGCACCACTTACAGCGCCTGGGCAGGGCCATGACGCACGGCAGCGG cttcaAGTACAGCGCAGCCACGGGGCCGCCCGTGGGTCCCACCTGCGAGTTCTGCCAGCAGCGCCACCAG GTGGGTGGCCCCGTGTGGGCTGAGCCCCTGCATGACCCCGCCTTCGTGGAGGGGGTGCTGGCGGCGCTGGAGCGAAGCCCCGGGCGCTTCTCGACGGAGCCGCGCATGCGGGGGATGCTGAACGTTATCGCCGAG GAGCTGAGTGATGTCCCGCTGTACTACACCCTGGACGGGCTGAGCAGCACCATCCGCAGCAACAcgccctccctgctgcagctcag GTCAGCCCTGCTGCATGCGGGGTTCCGGGTCTCGCTGTCCCATGCCTGCCGCAACGCCGTTAAGACGGATGCGCCgccagctgtgctctgggacaTCATGCGCTGCTGG GCCAAGCTCCACCCGGCTGAAGCGGGAGCGGCTCCCAGACTCCAGCCCGGCCGCCCGGATCCTCTCGGTGGAGCCCAC GCTCCAGGCTTCCTTCGCCCTGCACGAGGACGCCAACCCCAGCTCCCGGAAGCGCGGCTTGAAGCGATTCCCGGAGAACCCTGA